The following coding sequences lie in one Pseudomonas syringae CC1557 genomic window:
- the uvrA gene encoding excinuclease ABC subunit UvrA — translation MDKILIRGARTHNLKNIDLTLPRDKLIVITGLSGSGKSSLAFDTLYAEGQRRYVESLSAYARQFLSMMEKPDVDTIEGLSPAISIEQKSTSHNPRSTVGTITEIYDYLRLLYARVGQPRCPDHDIPLEAQTVSQMVDLVLTQPEGSKLMLLAPVIRERKGEHLSVFEELRAQGFVRARVNGKLCELDELPKLDKQKKHSIDVVVDRFKVRADLQQRLAESFETALKLADGIALVAPMDDEPGEEVIFSARFACPICGHAISELEPKLFSFNNPAGACPTCDGLGVKQFFDIKRLVNAELTLAEGAIRGWDRRNVYYFQMLGSLSKHYGFSLEVPFKEIPTDMQKILLNGSGSQSVDFRYLNDRGDIVKRAHPFEGIVPNLERRYRETESATVREELAKFLGTQPCPDCRGTRLRREARHVWVGEKTLPAVTNLPIGDATQYFDTLKLTGRRGEIADKILKEIRERLQFLVNVGLDYLTLDRSADTLSGGEAQRIRLASQIGAGLVGVMYILDEPSIGLHQRDNDRLLGTLKHLRDIGNTVIVVEHDEDAIRLADYVVDIGPGAGVHGGHIVAEGTPDEVMAHPDSLTGKYLSGRVKIAVPAKRTPRNKKLSLTLKGARGNNLQNVNLEIPIGLLTCVTGVSGSGKSTLINNTLFPLSATALNGATTLEAATHDSINGLQHLDKVVDIDQSPIGRTPRSNPATYTGLFTPIRELFAGVPESRSRGYGPGRFSFNVKGGRCEACQGDGLIKVEMHFLPDIYVPCDVCKSKRYNRETLEVKYKGKNIHEVLEMTIEEAREFFDAVPALARKLQTLMDVGLSYIKLGQSATTLSGGEAQRVKLSRELSKRDTGKTLYILDEPTTGLHFADIQQLLDVLHRLRDHGNTVVVIEHNLDVIKTADWLVDLGPEGGSRGGQIIATGTPEQVAEMKQSYTGHYLKPLLLRDKT, via the coding sequence GTGGACAAGATCCTGATACGTGGGGCACGAACCCACAACCTGAAAAATATTGACCTGACACTTCCCCGCGACAAACTGATCGTTATCACCGGGCTCTCCGGCTCAGGCAAGTCTTCGCTGGCTTTCGATACGCTGTATGCCGAAGGGCAACGCCGCTACGTCGAGTCGCTGTCGGCCTATGCCCGGCAGTTTCTGTCGATGATGGAAAAACCGGACGTCGACACGATTGAAGGTTTGTCGCCTGCGATTTCCATCGAGCAGAAGTCCACGTCGCACAACCCACGCTCGACCGTGGGGACTATTACCGAAATTTACGACTACCTGCGCCTGCTCTATGCGCGGGTTGGACAGCCCCGCTGCCCGGACCATGATATCCCGCTGGAAGCCCAGACGGTCAGCCAGATGGTTGACCTGGTGCTGACTCAGCCTGAAGGCAGCAAGTTGATGCTGCTGGCCCCGGTCATCCGTGAGCGCAAAGGTGAACACCTTTCGGTCTTCGAAGAGCTGCGTGCCCAGGGCTTTGTCCGGGCACGAGTCAACGGCAAGCTGTGCGAGCTGGATGAGCTGCCGAAGCTGGACAAGCAGAAGAAGCATTCCATCGATGTGGTGGTGGACCGTTTCAAGGTTCGCGCAGACCTGCAACAGCGTCTGGCGGAATCGTTTGAAACGGCGCTGAAGCTGGCAGACGGCATCGCTTTGGTTGCCCCAATGGACGACGAGCCAGGCGAGGAAGTGATCTTCTCCGCACGCTTCGCCTGTCCGATCTGTGGCCATGCGATCAGCGAGCTGGAACCGAAGCTGTTCTCCTTCAACAACCCGGCTGGCGCATGCCCTACCTGCGATGGCCTGGGCGTCAAGCAGTTCTTCGACATCAAGCGCCTGGTGAATGCCGAGCTGACCCTGGCCGAGGGCGCAATACGTGGCTGGGACAGGCGTAACGTCTATTACTTCCAGATGCTGGGTTCGTTGTCCAAGCACTACGGCTTTAGCCTTGAGGTGCCGTTCAAAGAAATTCCGACCGATATGCAGAAGATCCTGCTCAACGGCAGTGGCTCGCAGAGTGTCGACTTCCGCTATCTGAATGATCGCGGCGATATCGTCAAGCGTGCGCACCCCTTCGAAGGCATCGTGCCGAATCTGGAGCGTCGCTATCGGGAAACAGAATCAGCGACCGTGCGCGAAGAGCTGGCCAAGTTTCTGGGTACACAGCCCTGCCCTGACTGCCGCGGCACGCGCTTGCGTCGCGAGGCGCGTCATGTGTGGGTAGGTGAAAAGACCCTGCCTGCGGTGACCAATCTACCGATTGGCGATGCCACACAGTATTTCGACACACTGAAGCTGACCGGGCGACGCGGCGAGATTGCCGACAAGATCCTCAAGGAAATTCGCGAGCGTCTGCAATTTCTGGTCAACGTCGGTTTGGATTACCTGACTCTGGATCGCAGTGCCGATACCCTCTCAGGCGGCGAAGCCCAGCGTATTCGTCTGGCCAGCCAGATCGGTGCAGGCCTGGTCGGGGTGATGTACATCCTCGATGAGCCGTCGATCGGCTTGCACCAGCGCGATAACGATCGCTTGCTGGGCACACTCAAGCACCTGCGCGATATCGGCAATACGGTGATTGTGGTCGAGCACGATGAGGACGCTATTCGTCTGGCCGACTACGTGGTCGACATTGGTCCGGGTGCCGGTGTGCATGGCGGCCATATCGTTGCAGAAGGTACGCCGGACGAAGTAATGGCGCATCCTGACTCGCTGACCGGCAAATACTTGTCAGGCCGCGTGAAAATCGCTGTGCCAGCCAAGCGTACGCCTCGTAACAAGAAGCTGTCGCTGACCCTCAAGGGCGCGCGTGGCAACAACCTGCAGAACGTGAACCTCGAGATTCCGATTGGTCTGCTGACTTGTGTGACGGGTGTTTCCGGCTCCGGCAAGTCGACGCTGATCAACAACACGCTGTTCCCGCTGAGCGCCACTGCGTTGAACGGGGCGACGACGCTCGAGGCCGCGACTCACGACAGCATCAACGGCCTGCAGCATCTGGACAAGGTCGTGGACATCGACCAGAGCCCTATCGGTCGTACGCCACGTTCTAACCCGGCGACCTATACCGGGCTGTTCACGCCGATTCGCGAACTGTTTGCCGGTGTGCCGGAGTCTCGCTCGCGGGGCTATGGGCCGGGCCGGTTCTCGTTCAACGTCAAGGGCGGCCGCTGCGAGGCGTGTCAGGGCGACGGCCTGATCAAGGTAGAGATGCACTTTCTGCCGGACATCTACGTGCCATGCGACGTGTGCAAGAGCAAGCGTTACAACCGCGAGACGCTTGAGGTCAAGTACAAGGGCAAGAACATCCATGAAGTGCTGGAGATGACGATCGAGGAAGCACGCGAGTTCTTCGACGCTGTTCCCGCATTGGCGCGCAAACTGCAAACCCTGATGGATGTGGGGCTGTCCTACATCAAGCTGGGGCAGTCAGCGACTACCTTGTCAGGTGGCGAGGCGCAGCGCGTCAAGTTGTCCCGTGAGCTGTCCAAGCGCGATACAGGCAAAACGCTGTACATCCTCGACGAGCCGACTACCGGCCTGCACTTTGCCGATATTCAGCAATTGCTGGATGTTCTGCATCGTCTGCGCGACCACGGCAACACGGTGGTGGTGATCGAGCACAACCTGGATGTGATTAAGACGGCGGACTGGCTGGTCGACCTTGGGCCGGAAGGCGGATCGAGAGGTGGGCAGATCATCGCAACAGGTACACCTGAACAGGTCGCCGAGATGAAGCAGTCTTATACCGGGCACTACCTCAAGCCGCTGTTGCTCAGAGACAAAACGTAA
- a CDS encoding MFS transporter: MHDTHSERMSSGETRAAGGLALVFAFRMLGMFMVLPVLATYGMDLAGASPALIGLAIGAYGLTQAVLQIPFGILSDRIGRRPIIYFGLIIFAIGSVVAANADSIWGIIAGRVLQGAGAISAAVMALLSDLTREQHRTKAMATIGMTIGLSFAIAMVVGPVITGAFGLSGLFLATGGMALFGILIVAFVVPKANGPLLHRESGVAKQALSATLRHPDLLRLDLGIFVLHAMLMSSFVALPLALVEKAGLPKEEHWWVYLTALLISFFAMIPFIIYGEKKRQMKRVLLGAVTVLMLAELFFWAFGDTLRALVIGTVVFFTAFNLLEASLPSLISKVSPAGGKGTAMGVYSTSQFLGSAAGGILGGWLFQHGGLNVVFLGGAAMAAVWLAFAVTMREPPYVTSLRLPLSPQAQREAGLAARLMSVAGVTDAVVVPEEAAIYIKLDTKLLDRASLEKLVNPASEACEA, encoded by the coding sequence ATGCACGATACCCACAGCGAACGTATGAGTAGCGGCGAGACCCGCGCAGCAGGCGGACTGGCCCTGGTGTTCGCGTTCCGCATGCTTGGCATGTTCATGGTTTTGCCGGTTCTGGCAACCTATGGCATGGACCTGGCGGGCGCGAGTCCTGCACTGATCGGTCTGGCAATCGGCGCGTACGGCCTGACACAGGCGGTACTGCAGATCCCGTTCGGCATATTGTCCGACCGGATCGGCCGGCGACCGATCATTTATTTCGGGCTGATCATCTTTGCGATCGGCAGCGTGGTTGCAGCCAACGCTGACTCGATCTGGGGGATTATCGCCGGGCGCGTCCTGCAAGGCGCCGGGGCCATTTCCGCTGCGGTCATGGCCTTGCTCTCCGACCTGACCCGCGAACAACATCGCACCAAGGCAATGGCCACGATCGGCATGACCATCGGTCTGTCGTTCGCCATCGCCATGGTCGTCGGCCCGGTGATAACCGGCGCATTCGGATTGTCAGGCCTGTTCCTGGCAACCGGGGGTATGGCGCTTTTCGGGATTCTCATCGTCGCCTTTGTGGTGCCCAAGGCCAACGGCCCATTGCTGCATCGAGAGTCCGGCGTTGCCAAACAGGCACTGAGTGCGACCTTGCGTCATCCGGACCTTCTGCGTCTGGATTTGGGTATCTTCGTGTTGCACGCGATGCTTATGTCGAGCTTCGTGGCATTGCCACTGGCACTGGTCGAAAAAGCCGGTCTGCCCAAGGAAGAACACTGGTGGGTCTACCTGACCGCCTTGCTGATTTCATTCTTCGCGATGATCCCGTTCATCATTTACGGCGAGAAGAAACGTCAAATGAAGCGGGTTCTGCTCGGCGCCGTCACCGTTTTAATGCTGGCTGAGCTATTCTTCTGGGCATTCGGCGATACGTTGCGGGCACTGGTCATCGGAACAGTGGTATTCTTCACCGCATTTAATTTGTTGGAAGCGTCCTTGCCGTCGCTGATCAGCAAGGTTTCACCGGCTGGCGGAAAAGGCACGGCGATGGGGGTATATTCCACCAGCCAGTTTCTTGGATCAGCCGCAGGTGGGATACTGGGCGGCTGGTTGTTCCAGCACGGCGGGCTCAATGTGGTGTTCCTTGGCGGTGCAGCCATGGCCGCCGTCTGGCTCGCCTTCGCAGTGACCATGCGAGAGCCGCCTTACGTGACCAGCCTACGTCTGCCGTTGTCGCCGCAGGCGCAGCGTGAAGCAGGCCTGGCTGCGCGTTTGATGTCCGTAGCCGGCGTGACAGATGCAGTGGTGGTTCCTGAAGAGGCGGCCATCTACATAAAACTCGACACAAAATTATTGGATCGCGCCTCTCTCGAGAAGCTGGTCAATCCAGCATCAGAAGCGTGCGAAGCCTAG
- a CDS encoding single-stranded DNA-binding protein: MARGVNKVILVGTCGQDPEVRYLPNGNAVTNLSLATSEQWTDKQTGQKVEKTEWHRVSMFGKVAEIAGEYLRKGSQVYIEGKLQTREWEKDGIKRYTTEIVVDMQGTMQLLGGRPQGDAQQGQGGGGNYNQSAPRPQQSRPQQSAPQQSAPQQNYNQQPPQQRDSRPAPQQQAPQPAADFDSFDDDIPF, from the coding sequence ATGGCCCGTGGGGTTAACAAAGTCATATTGGTCGGTACATGCGGCCAGGATCCCGAAGTTCGCTACTTGCCTAACGGTAACGCCGTGACCAACCTGAGTCTGGCAACCAGCGAACAATGGACTGACAAGCAGACCGGCCAGAAAGTCGAGAAGACCGAATGGCACCGTGTTTCGATGTTCGGCAAGGTTGCCGAAATCGCCGGCGAATACCTGCGCAAGGGTTCGCAGGTCTATATCGAAGGCAAGCTGCAGACCCGCGAGTGGGAAAAAGACGGCATCAAGCGCTACACCACTGAAATCGTCGTCGACATGCAAGGCACCATGCAACTGCTGGGCGGCCGTCCACAGGGCGACGCTCAACAAGGTCAGGGCGGTGGTGGCAACTACAACCAGTCCGCACCTCGTCCACAGCAGTCGCGTCCACAGCAATCGGCGCCGCAGCAGTCCGCCCCTCAGCAGAACTACAACCAGCAGCCGCCACAACAACGCGACTCGCGCCCAGCGCCGCAACAACAAGCGCCGCAGCCAGCTGCTGATTTTGATAGCTTTGATGACGATATTCCGTTCTAG
- a CDS encoding endo-1,4-beta-xylanase, protein MRPTGRRSFLTAFLRLLACAPFVNSRLLAASETFTTLRQLAAEKGIRFGFAVDPVKLNNDAAYGDLVASQAGIVVPENALKWQTVHPEPDRYDFAPADTIAAFAKAHDQRMRGHTFCWHRSLPDWVYRTVTPANAEAVLTAHISTVASHYHGLISAWDVVNEAIQIEDGQTDGLRNSFWYQMLGPRYLDIAFQAAHKADPNALLCYNDYGLEKDTHYGESRRAAVLAMLHGLKQRGIPVQGLGIQSHLRAGDIFGPGLSHFILAVRDMGLSVHITELDVDDSRLTGTIADRDGSVASTYKRYLDVVLATRSVSTVITWGVWDSPHIAGATSTRGPLAQRALVFGPRGEVKPASWVVEHCLERASTVSD, encoded by the coding sequence ATGCGCCCGACAGGTCGACGCAGTTTTCTGACTGCATTCCTCCGCCTGCTGGCTTGCGCGCCCTTCGTGAACAGCAGGCTGTTGGCGGCGTCTGAAACCTTTACGACGCTGCGGCAGCTTGCAGCCGAAAAAGGCATCCGATTCGGCTTTGCTGTCGATCCGGTAAAGCTGAATAACGATGCGGCCTATGGCGACCTGGTTGCCTCTCAGGCCGGCATTGTGGTGCCCGAAAACGCTTTGAAATGGCAGACGGTCCATCCCGAGCCAGACCGTTATGATTTCGCACCTGCCGACACAATCGCAGCCTTTGCGAAAGCGCACGACCAACGCATGCGCGGGCACACATTCTGCTGGCACCGCTCCTTACCCGACTGGGTATATCGGACAGTCACACCAGCGAACGCCGAAGCAGTGCTGACTGCGCACATCAGTACCGTCGCCAGTCATTATCACGGTCTCATCAGCGCGTGGGATGTCGTCAATGAAGCCATCCAGATTGAAGACGGTCAGACTGACGGGCTACGCAATTCATTCTGGTATCAGATGCTCGGGCCTCGCTATCTGGATATCGCCTTTCAAGCAGCACACAAGGCTGATCCGAACGCCCTGCTCTGCTACAACGACTACGGGCTGGAAAAAGATACCCACTACGGAGAAAGCCGACGCGCAGCCGTGCTCGCCATGCTGCATGGGCTCAAGCAGCGGGGCATTCCGGTACAGGGTCTCGGCATCCAGTCGCATCTGCGTGCAGGCGACATATTTGGTCCAGGCCTGTCGCACTTTATCCTGGCCGTGCGGGATATGGGCTTATCGGTCCACATCACAGAACTGGACGTCGACGACAGCCGCCTGACGGGGACTATCGCAGATCGTGATGGATCGGTTGCATCGACTTATAAGCGGTATCTCGACGTGGTGCTTGCCACGCGCTCGGTATCTACCGTTATTACGTGGGGTGTTTGGGACAGCCCGCACATCGCCGGAGCTACGTCTACCCGAGGGCCACTGGCGCAACGTGCATTGGTTTTCGGGCCGCGAGGTGAGGTGAAGCCTGCGAGTTGGGTGGTTGAGCACTGCCTTGAGAGAGCGTCCACTGTTTCTGATTGA
- a CDS encoding inositol monophosphatase family protein, translating into MNNRLSVAMQAVENATGLAMAYFNDRHTLDITTKSAQDLVSRADFEVEQLLRAELSKHFPDDAILGEEMGGEFITDGWVIDPIDGTGNYLRGTPLWGIAVAYMSAGVPEIGVVAYPALGYTLAARTGDGLLRNGVPFVRPQPPEHLRIAGIGENTRWDAEELGKLQLSLRQQGWGLAGYRCATIGLAFAALGQTDGYMEKFTSLWDIAAGAVICREAGLLCEIEGEQKQGSMTVMVGGEELMGIFGA; encoded by the coding sequence ATGAACAACCGACTCAGCGTCGCCATGCAAGCCGTAGAAAACGCCACTGGCCTGGCTATGGCGTATTTCAATGACCGTCACACCCTCGACATCACCACCAAAAGCGCGCAAGACCTCGTCTCCCGTGCCGACTTTGAAGTTGAACAACTGCTGCGTGCAGAACTGAGCAAACACTTCCCCGACGACGCCATTCTCGGAGAAGAAATGGGCGGAGAATTTATCACCGACGGCTGGGTCATTGACCCTATCGACGGTACCGGCAATTACCTGCGCGGCACCCCGCTGTGGGGCATCGCCGTCGCTTACATGTCGGCAGGCGTGCCCGAAATCGGCGTCGTCGCCTACCCGGCATTGGGTTACACACTCGCAGCCCGCACTGGCGATGGCTTGCTGCGCAACGGCGTCCCCTTCGTACGCCCGCAACCGCCAGAACACCTGCGCATCGCCGGCATCGGTGAAAACACCCGCTGGGACGCCGAAGAGCTGGGCAAACTGCAACTGAGCCTGCGCCAACAAGGCTGGGGCCTCGCCGGCTACCGCTGCGCCACGATCGGCCTGGCATTCGCCGCGCTGGGTCAGACGGACGGCTACATGGAGAAATTCACCAGCCTGTGGGATATCGCCGCCGGTGCAGTGATTTGTCGAGAAGCCGGGTTGTTGTGTGAGATTGAGGGTGAGCAGAAGCAAGGATCGATGACGGTGATGGTTGGGGGTGAGGAATTGATGGGGATTTTTGGTGCGTAA
- a CDS encoding glycerophosphoryl diester phosphodiesterase, whose translation MPKQSPIVRSPLIAHRGAKAYVPENTLLALEKAAECGAEWVEIDVKLTRDGQPVVIHDDLLDRTSNGRGAVVLHDLDAIRRLDAGSWFAPEFAGLQIPTFEEIVACALRLNLGLQVELKPTIGDDIETAEVVMPILRHLWPADNDRLYVSSFSVRSLTAARRLWADVPLAMASIVAPADPVALLAEYDCQILHVLDDMLDDHHLVRLKSSGVEFAVATINSPKRARYLLENGAQSILSDYPDLLTLPNGGCLQ comes from the coding sequence ATGCCTAAACAATCCCCCATCGTCCGCTCACCGCTGATCGCTCATCGCGGTGCCAAGGCCTATGTCCCGGAAAACACGCTGCTGGCCCTCGAAAAAGCTGCCGAATGCGGTGCCGAGTGGGTCGAGATTGATGTGAAACTGACTCGCGATGGTCAGCCCGTTGTCATTCATGACGACCTGCTGGACCGAACCAGCAACGGCCGCGGCGCGGTGGTGCTGCATGATCTGGATGCGATTCGCAGACTGGACGCAGGCAGTTGGTTCGCACCTGAATTCGCTGGCCTGCAAATCCCCACGTTCGAAGAAATCGTGGCCTGCGCCTTGCGTTTGAACCTCGGGCTGCAGGTCGAACTCAAGCCGACCATAGGCGACGACATCGAGACAGCAGAAGTCGTCATGCCAATCCTCAGACACCTGTGGCCAGCCGATAACGACAGGTTATATGTTTCCAGTTTCTCAGTGCGTTCACTCACCGCCGCACGCCGATTGTGGGCCGATGTACCGCTCGCAATGGCCTCGATAGTCGCACCTGCTGATCCAGTCGCCCTGCTCGCCGAATATGACTGCCAGATACTTCATGTACTTGACGACATGCTCGATGACCATCACCTTGTTCGCCTGAAAAGCAGCGGCGTCGAATTCGCCGTGGCTACCATCAACAGCCCGAAACGCGCGCGCTACCTGCTTGAAAACGGCGCGCAATCGATTCTCAGCGATTACCCGGACCTGTTGACCCTGCCAAACGGAGGCTGCCTACAATGA
- a CDS encoding ABC transporter ATP-binding protein, giving the protein MTALIPIACAPDIVLKGLHKRYGAGHILDGLDLTFKAGELSVILGPSGCGKSTLLRLVAGLEEVSQGQVLMGGRDVTRLPPKERGCAMVFQNYALYPHMSVAENIGYALKLSGVSRKDREQRIRACAVSLGLEDLLQRKPGELSGGQRQRVAIGRALIRKPPVLLFDEPLCNLDSALRHEMRLLIRNLHQQTGATILYVTHDQTEAMTLADRVMILNTGHVEQVGTPADIYAQPASTFVAGFIGTPPMNLLPVNCLDDNVLMLADGQRLPIKLGVASNRVGKWLIGLRPETFTLNPEGVTATVESTENLGSHSLLYCQLAGTRCVISLAGRQCLTPGTQVRLAINATPLLFDIESGQRQLVSFSQPAK; this is encoded by the coding sequence ATGACCGCGCTCATACCTATTGCATGCGCTCCGGATATCGTCCTCAAAGGCCTGCACAAACGTTACGGTGCCGGGCATATCCTTGACGGGCTCGACCTCACCTTCAAGGCCGGTGAGCTGAGCGTCATTCTCGGCCCGTCCGGCTGCGGCAAGTCGACCTTGCTGCGCCTGGTGGCGGGCCTGGAAGAAGTCAGCCAAGGGCAAGTGCTCATGGGTGGCCGGGATGTCACCCGGCTGCCACCCAAGGAACGCGGCTGCGCCATGGTGTTCCAGAACTACGCGCTCTACCCGCACATGAGCGTGGCCGAGAACATTGGTTATGCGCTCAAGCTTTCCGGTGTTTCACGCAAGGATCGGGAACAGCGCATTCGGGCATGTGCCGTCTCATTGGGGCTGGAGGACCTGCTGCAACGCAAACCCGGAGAGCTTTCGGGTGGTCAGCGCCAGCGGGTTGCCATTGGCCGGGCGCTGATCCGCAAGCCGCCAGTGCTGCTGTTCGATGAGCCGCTGTGCAATCTGGACAGCGCCCTGCGTCACGAAATGCGTCTGCTGATCCGCAACCTGCATCAGCAGACCGGCGCGACGATTCTCTACGTCACCCACGATCAGACAGAAGCCATGACGCTCGCCGACCGCGTGATGATCCTCAACACAGGGCACGTCGAGCAGGTGGGCACGCCCGCCGATATCTACGCTCAACCAGCCAGCACCTTTGTCGCCGGCTTCATCGGCACACCGCCCATGAACCTGCTGCCGGTGAATTGCCTGGACGACAACGTCCTGATGCTCGCAGATGGACAACGCCTGCCTATCAAGCTCGGCGTTGCCTCCAATCGGGTGGGCAAATGGCTGATCGGGCTGCGGCCTGAAACCTTCACGCTGAACCCGGAGGGTGTTACGGCAACCGTGGAATCCACGGAAAACCTGGGCAGCCACAGCTTGCTGTATTGCCAACTGGCCGGCACCCGCTGCGTGATCAGCCTCGCCGGACGACAGTGCCTGACACCCGGCACTCAGGTTCGACTGGCGATCAACGCCACGCCCTTGTTATTCGATATCGAGAGTGGCCAGCGCCAACTCGTTTCCTTTTCCCAACCCGCCAAGTGA
- a CDS encoding carbohydrate ABC transporter permease, which translates to MSEHNRLFNAGAYLLLTLGLIFALGPLYMAVCSATVSNSQLFSQGLAVIPGDQLLINLQQVTRRLDLLHLLGNSLLVATLVVIGKLTLSALTAFAVVYFRSRYTSVIFFAVLGALLLPLEVRIIPTYAVASDLFGPVRTVLQWLDIQWLPVPTINLLDSYPGLALPLIASATGTFLFRQFYQTLPAELVEAARMDGAGPWRFFVDILLPLSKTNFAALGTLVFIGAWKDYLWPLVATNREDMRTLVLGVASFLPTDTTQVPEWNLLMAAAVVSMLPPILVIAFMQRWFVKGLIGVGK; encoded by the coding sequence ATGAGTGAGCACAATCGGCTGTTCAACGCAGGTGCCTACCTGCTGCTGACGCTGGGGCTGATATTCGCGCTTGGGCCGCTGTATATGGCGGTCTGCTCGGCAACGGTCAGTAATTCACAGCTATTCAGCCAGGGCCTGGCAGTGATACCCGGCGACCAGTTGCTGATAAATCTGCAACAGGTGACTCGGCGTCTGGACCTGTTGCACTTGTTGGGCAACAGCCTGCTGGTCGCGACATTGGTGGTGATTGGCAAGCTGACACTCTCGGCGTTGACGGCCTTTGCAGTGGTGTATTTTCGCAGCCGTTACACCTCGGTAATTTTCTTCGCCGTACTGGGTGCGCTGCTGCTGCCGCTGGAAGTGCGCATCATCCCGACCTACGCGGTGGCCAGCGATCTGTTCGGCCCGGTGCGCACCGTATTGCAATGGCTTGACATCCAGTGGCTGCCAGTGCCGACCATCAATCTGCTCGACAGCTATCCCGGCCTCGCCCTGCCGCTGATCGCCTCGGCCACTGGCACTTTTCTGTTCCGGCAGTTTTACCAGACCCTGCCCGCCGAGCTGGTCGAAGCCGCGCGCATGGACGGCGCCGGGCCCTGGCGCTTTTTCGTCGACATTCTGTTACCGCTGTCGAAGACCAACTTCGCGGCGCTCGGCACACTGGTGTTTATCGGTGCCTGGAAAGACTACCTGTGGCCGCTGGTCGCGACCAACCGTGAGGACATGCGCACGCTGGTACTGGGCGTCGCCAGCTTCCTGCCGACCGATACAACTCAGGTCCCCGAATGGAACCTGCTGATGGCCGCCGCCGTGGTCAGCATGCTGCCCCCTATCCTCGTCATTGCGTTTATGCAGCGATGGTTCGTCAAAGGCCTGATTGGAGTCGGTAAATGA
- a CDS encoding carbohydrate ABC transporter permease produces the protein MKPRAYFPQPRLALLFALPQLLALGLFFYWPAVQALWWSFHLVPPFGGHEVFVGLSNYWRVLNDPGVLASLGSTLVFSLSSVVLSILIALVLALCLELKLRGNAVFRNLLIWPYAVSGATIGIVFHVLANPVMGIFAWINAIAPGTWAPYANPVQSMLLLVVAYAWCLVPFNFVMLVASLKSVPDDYLAAAALDGAGPLRRMLDIQLPLIAPYLLFVFVIDLLESLSNSFGLVDTLTHGGPGDTTNVLAYKIYTDGFMGLDLAGSSTLSVLMLLAVVVLSVAQFKLMLHFKRRGVKA, from the coding sequence ATGAAGCCCCGCGCGTACTTTCCGCAGCCGCGTCTGGCGCTGCTGTTTGCCCTGCCGCAATTGCTGGCACTCGGGCTATTTTTCTACTGGCCCGCGGTCCAGGCACTCTGGTGGTCGTTTCATCTGGTGCCGCCCTTTGGAGGCCATGAGGTATTTGTCGGACTGAGCAATTACTGGCGGGTTCTGAATGATCCCGGCGTCCTCGCGTCGCTGGGCTCGACGCTAGTGTTCAGTCTGTCGAGCGTGGTGCTTTCAATCCTCATCGCGCTGGTGCTTGCCTTGTGCCTGGAACTGAAATTGCGCGGCAACGCCGTGTTCCGCAACCTGCTGATCTGGCCCTACGCGGTATCGGGCGCCACCATCGGTATTGTCTTTCATGTACTGGCCAACCCGGTGATGGGCATTTTTGCCTGGATCAACGCCATCGCGCCCGGCACCTGGGCGCCCTACGCCAACCCGGTACAAAGCATGCTGCTGCTGGTTGTGGCCTATGCGTGGTGCCTGGTGCCGTTCAATTTCGTGATGCTGGTTGCAAGCCTGAAGTCGGTGCCAGACGACTACCTCGCTGCCGCAGCGCTGGACGGTGCCGGTCCGCTCAGACGCATGCTGGATATCCAGTTGCCGCTGATCGCGCCGTATTTGCTGTTCGTGTTTGTTATCGATCTGCTGGAAAGCCTGTCCAACAGCTTCGGCCTGGTCGACACCCTGACGCACGGCGGACCGGGCGATACCACCAATGTGCTGGCGTACAAGATTTACACCGACGGGTTCATGGGACTGGATCTGGCGGGTTCATCCACGCTTTCGGTGCTCATGCTGCTGGCGGTCGTGGTGCTGAGCGTCGCCCAATTCAAGCTCATGCTGCACTTCAAGCGTCGTGGGGTGAAAGCATGA